From a single Oreochromis niloticus isolate F11D_XX linkage group LG3, O_niloticus_UMD_NMBU, whole genome shotgun sequence genomic region:
- the LOC106096485 gene encoding myelin-oligodendrocyte glycoprotein isoform X1 — protein sequence MRWFSSSSYAFPLWTLILCSAFLIAPVQGEVLMIGSNLPIIAAPGDDVILPCHLEPMFDVQGLTVEWSKPDLKPDPSDRLSRVEYVHLYRDRKEVPDMKMASYFRRTELFMDAMKHGNISLKILNVSEEDNGRYRCFIPKLRSRVKAAVVELVVDPNVAKTSTMAPLHPRNFQTPDPQDTTPTNAGRSRVPVVVIVVTLLLVLALAGFAAYFSHRIFQKLKQKHQKDDEIQKQPLQV from the exons ATGCGCTGGTTCAGTTCGTCTTCTTACGCTTTTCCACTGTGGACTTTAATCCTGTGCTCGGCTTTCTTAATCGCACCTGTTCAAG GTGAGGTTCTGATGATTGGTTCAAATCTTCCAATCATCGCCGCTCctggtgatgatgtcatcctGCCGTGTCACCTGGAGCCCATGTTCGATGTCCAGGGTCTGACGGTGGAGTGGTCCAAACCCGACCTGAAGCCCGACCCGTCGGACCGGCTGAGCCGAGTGGAGTACGTTCACCTGTACAGGGACAGGAAGGAGGTCCCCGACATGAAGATGGCCTCGTACTTCAGGAGGACGGAGCTGTTCATGGACGCCATGAAACACGGGAACATTTCACTGAAGATCCTGAACGTGTCGGAGGAAGACAATGGCAGATACAGATGCTTTATCCCCAAGCTGAGGAGCAGAGTGAAAGCTGCTGTTGTTGAACTTGTAGTCG ATCCAAATGTTGCAAAAACCTCAACAATGGCACCACTACATCCCAGAAACTTCCAAACTCCAGATCCTCAGGACACGACTCCAACAAATG CAGGTCGATCCAGGGTCCCTGTGGTCGTCATTGTTGTCACCTTATTATTAGTTTTGGCTCTCGCTGGTTTTGCTGCATATTTCTCTCACCGCATTTTTCAGAAACTAAAA CAGAAGCATCAAAAGGACGATGAGATACAAAAACAACCACTGCAAGTCTAG
- the LOC106096485 gene encoding myelin-oligodendrocyte glycoprotein isoform X2: protein MRWFSSSSYAFPLWTLILCSAFLIAPVQGEVLMIGSNLPIIAAPGDDVILPCHLEPMFDVQGLTVEWSKPDLKPDPSDRLSRVEYVHLYRDRKEVPDMKMASYFRRTELFMDAMKHGNISLKILNVSEEDNGRYRCFIPKLRSRVKAAVVELVVDPNVAKTSTMAPLHPRNFQTPDPQDTTPTNGRSRVPVVVIVVTLLLVLALAGFAAYFSHRIFQKLKQKHQKDDEIQKQPLQV, encoded by the exons ATGCGCTGGTTCAGTTCGTCTTCTTACGCTTTTCCACTGTGGACTTTAATCCTGTGCTCGGCTTTCTTAATCGCACCTGTTCAAG GTGAGGTTCTGATGATTGGTTCAAATCTTCCAATCATCGCCGCTCctggtgatgatgtcatcctGCCGTGTCACCTGGAGCCCATGTTCGATGTCCAGGGTCTGACGGTGGAGTGGTCCAAACCCGACCTGAAGCCCGACCCGTCGGACCGGCTGAGCCGAGTGGAGTACGTTCACCTGTACAGGGACAGGAAGGAGGTCCCCGACATGAAGATGGCCTCGTACTTCAGGAGGACGGAGCTGTTCATGGACGCCATGAAACACGGGAACATTTCACTGAAGATCCTGAACGTGTCGGAGGAAGACAATGGCAGATACAGATGCTTTATCCCCAAGCTGAGGAGCAGAGTGAAAGCTGCTGTTGTTGAACTTGTAGTCG ATCCAAATGTTGCAAAAACCTCAACAATGGCACCACTACATCCCAGAAACTTCCAAACTCCAGATCCTCAGGACACGACTCCAACAAATG GTCGATCCAGGGTCCCTGTGGTCGTCATTGTTGTCACCTTATTATTAGTTTTGGCTCTCGCTGGTTTTGCTGCATATTTCTCTCACCGCATTTTTCAGAAACTAAAA CAGAAGCATCAAAAGGACGATGAGATACAAAAACAACCACTGCAAGTCTAG
- the LOC106096485 gene encoding myelin-oligodendrocyte glycoprotein isoform X3 — protein sequence MRWFSSSSYAFPLWTLILCSAFLIAPVQGEVLMIGSNLPIIAAPGDDVILPCHLEPMFDVQGLTVEWSKPDLKPDPSDRLSRVEYVHLYRDRKEVPDMKMASYFRRTELFMDAMKHGNISLKILNVSEEDNGRYRCFIPKLRSRVKAAVVELVVDPNVAKTSTMAPLHPRNFQTENSPTLLCIIPVWGFVYLW from the exons ATGCGCTGGTTCAGTTCGTCTTCTTACGCTTTTCCACTGTGGACTTTAATCCTGTGCTCGGCTTTCTTAATCGCACCTGTTCAAG GTGAGGTTCTGATGATTGGTTCAAATCTTCCAATCATCGCCGCTCctggtgatgatgtcatcctGCCGTGTCACCTGGAGCCCATGTTCGATGTCCAGGGTCTGACGGTGGAGTGGTCCAAACCCGACCTGAAGCCCGACCCGTCGGACCGGCTGAGCCGAGTGGAGTACGTTCACCTGTACAGGGACAGGAAGGAGGTCCCCGACATGAAGATGGCCTCGTACTTCAGGAGGACGGAGCTGTTCATGGACGCCATGAAACACGGGAACATTTCACTGAAGATCCTGAACGTGTCGGAGGAAGACAATGGCAGATACAGATGCTTTATCCCCAAGCTGAGGAGCAGAGTGAAAGCTGCTGTTGTTGAACTTGTAGTCG ATCCAAATGTTGCAAAAACCTCAACAATGGCACCACTACATCCCAGAAACTTCCAAAC AGAAAACAGTCCAACTCTTCTCTGCATCATCCCTGTTTGgggttttgtgtatttgtggtGA
- the LOC112841667 gene encoding myelin-oligodendrocyte glycoprotein-like isoform X2, with the protein MCTCCLDSKKPSFIVALWTFILCSEFIVRTPVQAVMVIGSSLPIFAAPGDDVILPCHLKPMFDVQGLTVEWSKPDLKPDPSDRLSRVEYVHLYRDRKEVPDMKMASYFRRTELFMDAMKHGNISLKILNVSEEDNGRYRCFIPKLRSRVKAAVVELVVDPNYAKNLTTDRPLHPKILQTPDPQDTTPRNSRSRVSVVVVIFAFISVVAVAAFASCFSDLLQQRLNKQPEDDETQR; encoded by the exons ATGTGTACCTGCTGCTTAGACTCAAAGAAACCCTCTTTCATTGTTGCTCTCTGGACTTTTATCCTGTGCTCGGAGTTCATTGTCAGGACTCCTGTTCAAG CTGTTATGGTGATTGGTTCAAGTCTTCCAATCTTTGCCGCTCCGGGTGATGATGTCATCCTGCCGTGTCACCTGAAGCCCATGTTCGATGTCCAGGGTCTGACGGTGGAGTGGTCCAAACCCGACCTGAAGCCCGACCCGTCGGACCGGCTGAGCCGAGTGGAGTACGTTCACCTGTACAGGGACAGGAAGGAGGTCCCCGACATGAAGATGGCCTCGTACTTCAGGAGGACGGAGCTGTTCATGGACGCCATGAAACACGGGAACATTTCACTGAAGATCCTGAACGTGTCGGAGGAAGACAACGGCAGATACAGATGCTTCATCCCCAAGCTGAGGAGCAGAGTGAAAGCTGCTGTTGTTGAACTTGTAGTCG atccaAACTATGCTAAAAACCTAACGACAGACAGGCCACTGCATCCCAAAATCCTCCAAACTCCAGATCCTCAGGACACGACTCCAAGAAATA GTCGGTCCAGGGTCTCTGTGGTCGTTGTTATCTTTGCCTTTATATCAGTTGTGGCTGTCGCTGCTTTTGCTTCATGTTTCTCTGACCTTCTTCAGCAAAGACTAAAT AAGCAACCAGAGGATGATGAGACACAAAGATAA
- the LOC112841667 gene encoding myelin-oligodendrocyte glycoprotein-like isoform X1: MCTCCLDSKKPSFIVALWTFILCSEFIVRTPVQAVMVIGSSLPIFAAPGDDVILPCHLKPMFDVQGLTVEWSKPDLKPDPSDRLSRVEYVHLYRDRKEVPDMKMASYFRRTELFMDAMKHGNISLKILNVSEEDNGRYRCFIPKLRSRVKAAVVELVVDPNYAKNLTTDRPLHPKILQTPDPQDTTPRNTGRSRVSVVVVIFAFISVVAVAAFASCFSDLLQQRLNKQPEDDETQR; this comes from the exons ATGTGTACCTGCTGCTTAGACTCAAAGAAACCCTCTTTCATTGTTGCTCTCTGGACTTTTATCCTGTGCTCGGAGTTCATTGTCAGGACTCCTGTTCAAG CTGTTATGGTGATTGGTTCAAGTCTTCCAATCTTTGCCGCTCCGGGTGATGATGTCATCCTGCCGTGTCACCTGAAGCCCATGTTCGATGTCCAGGGTCTGACGGTGGAGTGGTCCAAACCCGACCTGAAGCCCGACCCGTCGGACCGGCTGAGCCGAGTGGAGTACGTTCACCTGTACAGGGACAGGAAGGAGGTCCCCGACATGAAGATGGCCTCGTACTTCAGGAGGACGGAGCTGTTCATGGACGCCATGAAACACGGGAACATTTCACTGAAGATCCTGAACGTGTCGGAGGAAGACAACGGCAGATACAGATGCTTCATCCCCAAGCTGAGGAGCAGAGTGAAAGCTGCTGTTGTTGAACTTGTAGTCG atccaAACTATGCTAAAAACCTAACGACAGACAGGCCACTGCATCCCAAAATCCTCCAAACTCCAGATCCTCAGGACACGACTCCAAGAAATA CAGGTCGGTCCAGGGTCTCTGTGGTCGTTGTTATCTTTGCCTTTATATCAGTTGTGGCTGTCGCTGCTTTTGCTTCATGTTTCTCTGACCTTCTTCAGCAAAGACTAAAT AAGCAACCAGAGGATGATGAGACACAAAGATAA